One Triticum dicoccoides isolate Atlit2015 ecotype Zavitan chromosome 5B, WEW_v2.0, whole genome shotgun sequence genomic window carries:
- the LOC119307388 gene encoding DEAD-box ATP-dependent RNA helicase 9-like isoform X2, with translation MYAMIRRADPLRRRAASAIMAALLQHPAGPSAAGASASALRPRSPLPPPAMWFHSRPAPLGFRETGAARAGAHAQFAADEGWNYEDKRKPAGGVAGAGAKEEGLEIAKLGISSEIVDKLSAKGITKLFPIQRAVLEPAMQGKDMVGRAKTGTGKTLAFGIPIMDAIIRHNAANKPGIHPLAICLAPTRELAKQVEKEFVDSSRLDTLCVYGGIPIQQQMRVLSQGVDVVVGTPGRVIDLLNRRALNLSSVQFVVLDEADQMLSVGFDEAVETILQNVPAKRQTLMFSATMPPWIRKLMQKYLKDPVIVDLVGEDDQKLAEGISLLSIATENHAKPAVLGQLIQDHAKGGKCIVFTQTKRDADRLSYTMGRSFQCQALHGDITQQQRERTLQGFREGHFNTLIATDVAARGLDIPNVDLVIHYELPNNSEIFVHRSGRTGRAGKKGTAIVMYSYNQSRAVRGIENDVGGKFKELPKINVEGSDLTMSSGFDSFGGGGGGGRSRGGGFGGRSGGFGNSSSRGGGFGDSGFGRSGGGFGRSGGGGGFGDSGFGRSGGGGGFGSSGGFGDSGSGRSGGFGSGSGSSGSSWGGFGSFGGKSS, from the exons ATGTACGCCATGATCCGCCGCGCGGATCCCCTCCGGAGGCGCGCCGCGTCGGCCATCATGGCCGCGCTGCTGCAGCACCCGGCGGGCCCCTCCGCCGCCGGGGCGTCGGCGTCGGCCCTGCGGCCGCGGTCGCCACTCCCGCCGCCGGCGATGTGGTTCCACTCCAGGCCGGCCCCGCTCGGGTTCCGGGAGACGGGTGCCGCGCGGGCCGGGGCGCACGCCCAGTTCGCGGCGGACGAGGGGTGGAACTACGAGGATAAGAGGAAGCCCGCGGGGGGCGTGGCTGGGGCCGGGGCCAAGGAGGAGGGGCTGGAGATCGCAAAGCTCGGGATCTCGTCCGAGATCGTCGACAAGCTCTCCGCCAAGGGCATCACCAAGCTGTTCCCCATCCAG AGAGCTGTCCTTGAGCCAGCAATGCAAGGCAAGGATATGGTTGGCCGTGCCAAAACGGGGACAGGGAAAACTTTGGCATTTGGAATCCCCATAATGGATGCAATTATTCGCCATAACGCAGCTAACAA ACCTGGAATACATCCCCTGGCGATATGTTTGGCACCAACACGGGAACTTGCAAAACAAGTTGAGAAAGAATTTGTTGATTCTTCCCGGCTGGACACACTCTGTGTATATGGAGGCATTCCAATTCAGCAACAAATGAGAGTTCTTAGCCAGGGTGTTGATGTAGTTGTTGGGACACCTGGACGGGTAATTGATCTGCTAAATAGACGTGCTCTGAATTTGTCAAGTGTCCAGTTTGTTGTTCTCGATGAGGCAGACCAGATGCTGTCAGTGGGTTTTGATGAAGCCGTTGAGACAATTTTGCAAAATGTGCCTGCAAAACGTCAAACCTTGATGTTCTCCGCAACAATGCCACCCTGGATACGCAAGCTGATGCAGAAGTACCTCAAAGATCCTGTCATAGTCGATCTT GTGGGTGAAGATGACCAGAAGCTAGCAGAAGGGATTAGTCTATTGTCTATTGCTACAGAGAATCATGCAAAACCTGCTGTCCTTGGACAGTTGATTCAG GACCATGCTAAAGGTGGCAAGTGCATTGTATTTACGCAAACAAAAAGGGATGCTGATCGGTTGTCATACACTATGGGTCGAAGTTTCCAGTGTCAGGCTCTTCATGGAGATATTACACAACAACAAAGAGAGAGGACACTTCAAGGATTTCGTGAAGGGCACTTTAATACTTTGATTGCCACTGATGTTGCTGCTCGTGGTTTGGATATTCCAAATGTTGATCTG GTGATACACTATGAATTGCCAAACAATTCAGAGATATTCGTTCACAGGTCTGGCCGTACTGGCCGTGCTGGGAAGAAGGGCACTGCAATTGTGATGTACAGCTACAACCAAAGTAGAGCTGTCAGGGGCATCGAGAATGATGTTGGAGGCAAGTTTAAGGAG CTTCCAAAGATCAACGTTGAAGGTTCTGACTTGACAATGTCTAGTGGTTTTGATTCgtttggaggtggaggtggaggtgggcgctcacgcggtggcggttttggtggCCGCAGTGGTGGTTTCGGCAACTCTTCAAGCAGAGGTGGCGGGTTTGGTGATTCCGGGTTCGGTCGTTCAGGTGGTGGGTTTGGTCgttcaggcggcggcggcggatttgGCGATTCAGGGTTTGGCCGAtcag gtggtggtggaggattTGGCTCAAGTGGTGGGTTTGGGGATTCTGGTTCAGGGCGGTCTGGTGGGTTTGGTAGCGGCTCTGGTAGCTCTGGCTCTAGCTGGGGTGGATTCGGCAGCTTTGGAGGCAAAAGCTCTTGA
- the LOC119307388 gene encoding DEAD-box ATP-dependent RNA helicase 9-like isoform X1 yields the protein MYAMIRRADPLRRRAASAIMAALLQHPAGPSAAGASASALRPRSPLPPPAMWFHSRPAPLGFRETGAARAGAHAQFAADEGWNYEDKRKPAGGVAGAGAKEEGLEIAKLGISSEIVDKLSAKGITKLFPIQRAVLEPAMQGKDMVGRAKTGTGKTLAFGIPIMDAIIRHNAANKPGIHPLAICLAPTRELAKQVEKEFVDSSRLDTLCVYGGIPIQQQMRVLSQGVDVVVGTPGRVIDLLNRRALNLSSVQFVVLDEADQMLSVGFDEAVETILQNVPAKRQTLMFSATMPPWIRKLMQKYLKDPVIVDLVGEDDQKLAEGISLLSIATENHAKPAVLGQLIQDHAKGGKCIVFTQTKRDADRLSYTMGRSFQCQALHGDITQQQRERTLQGFREGHFNTLIATDVAARGLDIPNVDLVIHYELPNNSEIFVHRSGRTGRAGKKGTAIVMYSYNQSRAVRGIENDVGGKFKELPKINVEGSDLTMSSGFDSFGGGGGGGRSRGGGFGGRSGGFGNSSSRGGGFGDSGFGRSGGGFGRSGGGGGFGDSGFGRSGGGGGFGDSGFGRSGGGGGFGSSGGFGDSGSGRSGGFGSGSGSSGSSWGGFGSFGGKSS from the exons ATGTACGCCATGATCCGCCGCGCGGATCCCCTCCGGAGGCGCGCCGCGTCGGCCATCATGGCCGCGCTGCTGCAGCACCCGGCGGGCCCCTCCGCCGCCGGGGCGTCGGCGTCGGCCCTGCGGCCGCGGTCGCCACTCCCGCCGCCGGCGATGTGGTTCCACTCCAGGCCGGCCCCGCTCGGGTTCCGGGAGACGGGTGCCGCGCGGGCCGGGGCGCACGCCCAGTTCGCGGCGGACGAGGGGTGGAACTACGAGGATAAGAGGAAGCCCGCGGGGGGCGTGGCTGGGGCCGGGGCCAAGGAGGAGGGGCTGGAGATCGCAAAGCTCGGGATCTCGTCCGAGATCGTCGACAAGCTCTCCGCCAAGGGCATCACCAAGCTGTTCCCCATCCAG AGAGCTGTCCTTGAGCCAGCAATGCAAGGCAAGGATATGGTTGGCCGTGCCAAAACGGGGACAGGGAAAACTTTGGCATTTGGAATCCCCATAATGGATGCAATTATTCGCCATAACGCAGCTAACAA ACCTGGAATACATCCCCTGGCGATATGTTTGGCACCAACACGGGAACTTGCAAAACAAGTTGAGAAAGAATTTGTTGATTCTTCCCGGCTGGACACACTCTGTGTATATGGAGGCATTCCAATTCAGCAACAAATGAGAGTTCTTAGCCAGGGTGTTGATGTAGTTGTTGGGACACCTGGACGGGTAATTGATCTGCTAAATAGACGTGCTCTGAATTTGTCAAGTGTCCAGTTTGTTGTTCTCGATGAGGCAGACCAGATGCTGTCAGTGGGTTTTGATGAAGCCGTTGAGACAATTTTGCAAAATGTGCCTGCAAAACGTCAAACCTTGATGTTCTCCGCAACAATGCCACCCTGGATACGCAAGCTGATGCAGAAGTACCTCAAAGATCCTGTCATAGTCGATCTT GTGGGTGAAGATGACCAGAAGCTAGCAGAAGGGATTAGTCTATTGTCTATTGCTACAGAGAATCATGCAAAACCTGCTGTCCTTGGACAGTTGATTCAG GACCATGCTAAAGGTGGCAAGTGCATTGTATTTACGCAAACAAAAAGGGATGCTGATCGGTTGTCATACACTATGGGTCGAAGTTTCCAGTGTCAGGCTCTTCATGGAGATATTACACAACAACAAAGAGAGAGGACACTTCAAGGATTTCGTGAAGGGCACTTTAATACTTTGATTGCCACTGATGTTGCTGCTCGTGGTTTGGATATTCCAAATGTTGATCTG GTGATACACTATGAATTGCCAAACAATTCAGAGATATTCGTTCACAGGTCTGGCCGTACTGGCCGTGCTGGGAAGAAGGGCACTGCAATTGTGATGTACAGCTACAACCAAAGTAGAGCTGTCAGGGGCATCGAGAATGATGTTGGAGGCAAGTTTAAGGAG CTTCCAAAGATCAACGTTGAAGGTTCTGACTTGACAATGTCTAGTGGTTTTGATTCgtttggaggtggaggtggaggtgggcgctcacgcggtggcggttttggtggCCGCAGTGGTGGTTTCGGCAACTCTTCAAGCAGAGGTGGCGGGTTTGGTGATTCCGGGTTCGGTCGTTCAGGTGGTGGGTTTGGTCgttcaggcggcggcggcggatttgGCGATTCAGGGTTTGGCCGAtcaggtggtggtggaggattCGGCGATTCAGGGTTTGGCCGAtcaggtggtggtggaggattTGGCTCAAGTGGTGGGTTTGGGGATTCTGGTTCAGGGCGGTCTGGTGGGTTTGGTAGCGGCTCTGGTAGCTCTGGCTCTAGCTGGGGTGGATTCGGCAGCTTTGGAGGCAAAAGCTCTTGA